One stretch of Enterobacter sp. RHBSTW-00994 DNA includes these proteins:
- a CDS encoding thioredoxin domain-containing protein yields the protein MSLQAQQLEWGHGPHTFEVFLEPTCPFSVKTFNKLNAFLEQAGEENVTVKIRLQSQPWHLFSGVIVRCILAASTLPDGKAAAHKIMQAVADHREEFEFTDHCSGPNMQATPEEIIARIERYSGVQVADAFARPALQTEIKWHCKYARQNGIHVSPTFMVNGLVQADLGSGDDVGVWVKRVLG from the coding sequence ATGAGCTTACAGGCGCAACAGCTTGAGTGGGGCCACGGCCCACATACCTTTGAGGTTTTCCTGGAACCTACCTGCCCTTTCTCGGTTAAGACATTCAATAAGTTAAACGCGTTTCTGGAACAGGCGGGTGAAGAGAACGTTACGGTTAAAATCCGTTTACAGTCCCAGCCCTGGCATCTGTTTTCCGGGGTTATTGTCCGCTGTATTCTGGCGGCATCAACATTACCGGATGGTAAAGCGGCGGCGCACAAGATCATGCAGGCAGTGGCCGATCATCGTGAAGAGTTTGAGTTTACCGACCACTGCAGCGGCCCAAATATGCAGGCAACACCGGAAGAAATTATCGCGCGGATTGAACGTTACAGCGGCGTGCAGGTGGCAGACGCGTTTGCTCGGCCGGCGCTGCAAACCGAGATCAAATGGCACTGCAAATACGCCCGCCAGAATGGTATTCACGTCTCTCCGACGTTTATGGTTAACGGTCTGGTGCAGGCGGATTTAGGCAGCGGTGATGACGTAGGCGTGTGGGTGAAACGGGTTCTGGGTTAG
- a CDS encoding ABC transporter ATP-binding protein: MSEQHSPLVSVRELRKHYPVNGGLLRKGVAVKAVDGVSFDIQRGETFGLVGESGCGKSTLGRALLRLFDITSGEIHFDGQEIAQASEKQLKPLRKRMQAIFQDPYSSLNPGMTVQQLVAEPMQIHGYSREAQRERTENLLYKVGLKPEHLQRFPHEFSGGQRQRISIARALSVRPEFVLCDEPLSALDVSVQAQVVNILQDLQQELGLTYLFIAHDLSMVRHISSRIGVMYLGKLVEVAPANTLYQHPAHPYTRALLAAIPQPDPRIRHLEQATLRGEIPGPMSAIPGCTFCSRCSHAMPVCQTQEPAMQEIAPGHFAACWLFKV, translated from the coding sequence ATGAGCGAGCAACACTCTCCATTAGTGAGCGTACGGGAGTTGCGTAAACATTATCCGGTTAACGGTGGGTTGCTGCGTAAAGGCGTGGCCGTGAAAGCCGTTGATGGTGTGAGCTTTGATATTCAGCGTGGTGAAACCTTTGGTCTGGTGGGCGAATCGGGGTGCGGTAAATCTACCCTCGGACGCGCGCTGCTCAGGCTGTTTGATATCACCTCTGGCGAAATCCATTTTGATGGGCAGGAAATTGCGCAGGCCAGCGAAAAGCAGCTTAAGCCGCTACGCAAACGCATGCAGGCGATTTTCCAGGATCCGTACTCCTCTCTTAACCCTGGTATGACCGTTCAGCAACTGGTGGCTGAGCCGATGCAAATTCACGGGTACAGCCGAGAGGCCCAGCGGGAACGCACGGAAAACTTGCTCTATAAAGTGGGGTTAAAACCAGAGCATTTGCAACGCTTCCCGCATGAGTTCAGTGGCGGGCAGCGTCAACGTATCAGCATTGCCCGTGCGCTGTCGGTGCGTCCTGAATTTGTCCTGTGCGATGAACCGCTCTCGGCGCTCGATGTGTCTGTCCAGGCGCAGGTTGTGAATATCTTGCAGGATCTTCAGCAGGAGCTGGGGCTGACTTATCTGTTTATCGCGCACGACCTGTCGATGGTGCGTCATATTTCCAGCCGTATCGGGGTGATGTATCTCGGGAAGCTGGTGGAAGTTGCCCCGGCGAACACGTTGTACCAGCACCCGGCGCACCCTTACACGCGCGCGCTGTTAGCGGCAATCCCGCAGCCTGATCCGCGCATTCGTCACCTTGAGCAGGCGACGCTACGGGGGGAGATCCCCGGCCCGATGTCGGCTATCCCTGGTTGTACGTTTTGCAGTCGCTGCTCGCATGCTATGCCCGTTTGCCAGACGCAGGAGCCCGCAATGCAGGAGATCGCGCCGGGGCACTTTGCGGCGTGTTGGCTTTTTAAAGTGTGA
- a CDS encoding ABC transporter ATP-binding protein translates to MNNLLELQNLQTTFRTRDGDVHAVRGVSFHVQPGELVGIVGESGCGKSVTCKSIIQLLGNNGRITGGSIRFQNDDLAQKTPQQMRAIRGNDIAMIFQDPMTALNPVLTIGKQMTEILVRNKGLAKKEARSAAIAMLEQVGISDAARRFEQYPHEFSGGMRQRVMIAIALSCQPKLLIADEPTTALDVTIQAQILRLLKSLQQQTQTAILLITHDLGVVAQVCSRVVVMYGGLVMEEGSVEDIFYQPAHPYTQGLLASLPRPEELNHRLSPIEGTPPGLLNPPPGCPFAERCPKRMPQCERQPPFYRVEEGHRSACWLWADKEVQA, encoded by the coding sequence ATGAATAACTTATTAGAACTTCAGAACCTGCAAACCACGTTCCGTACGCGCGATGGCGATGTTCATGCCGTGCGAGGTGTGAGCTTTCATGTACAGCCAGGGGAGCTTGTCGGCATTGTGGGAGAATCCGGGTGCGGTAAAAGTGTCACCTGTAAGTCCATTATTCAGTTGCTTGGCAACAACGGACGGATAACCGGCGGCAGCATTCGTTTTCAGAATGACGATCTGGCGCAGAAAACGCCGCAGCAAATGCGTGCCATTCGTGGTAACGATATTGCGATGATTTTTCAGGATCCAATGACCGCCCTGAACCCGGTGCTCACCATCGGCAAGCAGATGACGGAGATCCTGGTGCGTAATAAAGGGCTGGCAAAGAAAGAGGCCAGATCAGCGGCCATTGCCATGCTGGAACAGGTTGGGATTTCGGATGCCGCGCGTCGATTCGAACAATACCCCCATGAGTTCAGTGGTGGGATGCGCCAGCGCGTGATGATTGCCATTGCGCTTTCGTGTCAGCCTAAACTGTTGATCGCCGATGAACCGACAACCGCGCTGGACGTGACCATTCAGGCGCAGATCCTGCGTTTACTGAAAAGCCTGCAACAGCAGACCCAGACCGCTATTTTGCTGATCACCCACGATTTAGGTGTGGTTGCACAGGTGTGCAGCCGTGTCGTGGTGATGTATGGCGGGCTGGTCATGGAGGAGGGCAGCGTTGAGGATATTTTTTATCAGCCTGCTCACCCGTATACCCAGGGGCTGTTGGCGTCATTGCCGCGCCCCGAAGAGCTGAACCACCGTTTGTCGCCGATTGAAGGCACACCGCCCGGCTTGCTTAACCCACCGCCGGGTTGCCCCTTTGCCGAGCGTTGCCCAAAACGAATGCCGCAGTGTGAGCGGCAACCTCCGTTTTATCGCGTGGAAGAAGGGCATCGTTCCGCATGCTGGTTATGGGCAGATAAGGAGGTTCAGGCATGA
- a CDS encoding ABC transporter permease, protein MSRRWQQVRHQLRRNRPAQFSLLVLFIFVAAALCAGLSPYDPDQMSLVARTLPPDGAHWFGTDEYGRDYFTRALYGGQISLMVGFLAMLFSTLIGTIVGTVSGYFGGWLDNLMMRAVDILMAIPAFFLLLVVNAYLKPGVDNIILIISLLTWMNMSRLVRAETLSVKEREYVLYARASGEHPLRIIVRHIIPGVLPTIIVAATLNIASAILMESTLSFLGLGVQAPAASWGSMLNNAQSYIGEASWLAMFPGILILLTVFSFNVLGDVFRTAFEPGANRDE, encoded by the coding sequence ATGAGCAGACGCTGGCAACAAGTTCGCCACCAGTTGCGCCGCAATCGTCCGGCGCAGTTTTCCCTGCTGGTACTCTTTATTTTCGTCGCTGCCGCGCTTTGTGCGGGGTTAAGTCCTTACGATCCCGATCAAATGTCACTGGTCGCACGCACGTTACCGCCTGACGGCGCGCACTGGTTTGGGACGGACGAATACGGACGGGACTACTTCACCCGAGCCCTTTACGGCGGGCAAATCTCCCTGATGGTCGGTTTTTTGGCGATGCTCTTTTCGACGCTGATTGGCACTATCGTGGGGACAGTCAGCGGCTATTTCGGCGGCTGGCTCGATAATCTGATGATGCGTGCGGTTGATATTTTGATGGCGATCCCGGCGTTTTTCCTGCTGCTGGTGGTGAATGCCTACCTCAAGCCAGGCGTGGATAACATCATCCTGATCATCAGTCTGCTGACGTGGATGAATATGTCGCGCCTGGTGCGGGCTGAAACCCTGTCGGTGAAAGAGCGTGAGTATGTGCTTTACGCCCGTGCGTCGGGTGAACACCCGCTGCGTATCATTGTGCGCCATATCATTCCCGGCGTGCTTCCAACCATTATTGTCGCCGCCACGCTCAATATCGCGTCTGCCATTTTGATGGAATCGACGCTCAGCTTCCTCGGTCTTGGCGTACAAGCGCCTGCGGCATCGTGGGGAAGTATGCTCAACAATGCACAGTCATACATTGGCGAAGCCTCCTGGCTGGCGATGTTCCCCGGTATTTTGATTCTGCTGACGGTGTTCAGTTTTAACGTGCTGGGCGATGTGTTCCGTACGGCTTTTGAGCCAGGAGCGAACCGCGATGAATAA
- a CDS encoding ABC transporter permease — protein sequence MNTLLTRRLLQLLPMLFFISLVAFLLVKLAPGDPVAAYITPRMAPEDIERIRQSMGLDKPLVTQYALWLKNVLQGDLGYSLIYHRPVLEMIGERIPATLGLMGASLLMAIVLAIPLGLLAGAFKHRWLDHILNLFAYIGISVPIFWFGILLITVFAVQLNWFPSMGMRTIGMDDNWLDVVRHGVLPCIALTFYNLSSYVRYIRSNTISQLSADYVQTQLAYGATRSSILFRHVLKNVLLPVITLFGLSFGELVVGAYVTESVFSWPGMGLLGIQSITSLDYPLIMAIIMLSSMMLIVGNLIADVLYRFADPRIRTLR from the coding sequence GTGAACACATTACTGACGCGTCGGTTGCTGCAACTGCTACCGATGCTTTTCTTTATTTCGCTGGTGGCGTTTTTGCTGGTCAAACTCGCGCCAGGTGATCCGGTGGCGGCCTACATTACGCCGCGCATGGCTCCGGAAGACATCGAGCGCATTCGCCAGAGCATGGGGCTGGACAAGCCGCTGGTGACACAATACGCCCTGTGGCTCAAAAACGTGTTGCAGGGCGATCTGGGCTACTCTCTGATTTACCATCGTCCGGTACTGGAGATGATTGGTGAGCGCATTCCGGCCACATTAGGGCTGATGGGCGCATCTCTGCTTATGGCGATCGTTCTGGCGATCCCGTTGGGCTTGCTGGCGGGCGCATTTAAGCATCGCTGGCTGGATCATATTCTGAATCTGTTCGCCTATATCGGGATCTCCGTACCCATCTTCTGGTTCGGGATTTTGTTGATTACCGTGTTTGCTGTGCAGCTTAACTGGTTTCCCAGTATGGGGATGCGCACGATCGGCATGGATGACAACTGGCTGGATGTAGTGCGTCACGGTGTGTTGCCGTGCATCGCGCTGACCTTTTATAACCTCTCCAGCTACGTGCGCTACATCCGCTCCAATACGATCTCTCAGCTTTCTGCCGACTACGTGCAAACTCAGCTTGCCTATGGCGCAACGCGTTCCAGCATCCTGTTCCGCCATGTGCTGAAAAACGTGCTGCTACCGGTGATTACGCTGTTTGGACTGTCGTTTGGTGAACTGGTTGTGGGCGCGTATGTGACGGAAAGCGTCTTCTCCTGGCCAGGTATGGGTTTGCTGGGGATCCAGTCGATCACCTCGCTGGATTACCCGCTGATCATGGCGATCATCATGCTTTCATCGATGATGCTGATCGTGGGCAACCTGATCGCCGACGTGCTTTATCGCTTCGCCGATCCCCGCATTCGTACACTGAGGTAA
- a CDS encoding ABC transporter substrate-binding protein, with amino-acid sequence MRKLLLSAVVVSLALGLAGCDDAKNKETANAPAAKNDAPKEGGALIIGITSGDPLAVNPLYASDRTTLTIMQALYAPLYSFNDGKIEWGLAESLTPSADNLSYTLTLKPNLKWQDGQPLTADDVVFTFNKLLDAKQHSFFRSMFTYGGKPVEVSKVDDRTVKFTLPQVSAAFTGTLVQIYPIPQHIFAGESDLEKSTKNDAPVGSGPFRFKEYRAGQYYALTRFDDYWNGKAKLDSVTYRLAKDSNAANLALQNGEINLKMVDPQDVTRLKNTGKFDFVVYPEGRLAYMTFNQNVPVMKSKELRQAIAYAINKDELTQTAFTSLDYAKPATSFLTPDTLYQTNDVEQYAFNQQKAKDLLKASGAPANLKLRLAYVNTNKTQESMALYIQQQLKGIGVNIELMPLDSNAMSQRSLDMNNTAWELNLGGYIMGAEPDGYKSLFMSNEAYNYAHYKNPQFDALWDKGAIETDNAKRAEIYKQIQQTVANEMTYYPIAYTNATVAVDKRFGGTQEAEPKPVYLFQDLSKIYQK; translated from the coding sequence ATGCGTAAGCTTCTGTTATCGGCAGTTGTAGTATCGCTCGCGTTAGGTCTGGCAGGCTGTGATGATGCGAAAAATAAAGAGACGGCAAATGCGCCAGCCGCGAAAAACGATGCGCCGAAAGAGGGGGGGGCTCTGATCATCGGCATTACCTCTGGCGACCCGTTAGCGGTTAACCCACTGTACGCCAGTGACCGCACAACCCTGACGATCATGCAGGCGCTTTATGCTCCTCTCTACAGTTTTAACGACGGCAAAATCGAATGGGGTCTGGCTGAAAGCCTGACGCCCTCGGCGGATAACCTGAGCTACACCCTGACGTTAAAACCGAATCTGAAATGGCAGGATGGTCAGCCTCTGACGGCTGACGATGTGGTCTTCACCTTTAATAAATTGCTCGATGCCAAACAGCATAGCTTCTTCCGCAGTATGTTCACTTACGGTGGAAAACCGGTAGAAGTGAGTAAAGTGGACGACCGTACCGTGAAATTCACGTTGCCGCAGGTGAGTGCCGCATTTACCGGAACGCTGGTACAAATTTACCCGATCCCGCAGCACATCTTTGCCGGTGAAAGCGACCTGGAAAAGAGCACTAAAAACGATGCGCCAGTGGGTTCCGGGCCGTTCAGGTTTAAAGAGTACCGGGCCGGGCAGTACTATGCGCTGACCCGCTTTGATGATTACTGGAACGGGAAAGCGAAGCTCGATTCCGTGACCTACCGTTTAGCCAAAGACAGCAATGCGGCAAACCTGGCGCTGCAAAACGGCGAGATCAACCTGAAGATGGTTGACCCGCAGGACGTCACGCGCCTGAAAAACACCGGCAAGTTCGACTTTGTGGTCTATCCGGAAGGGCGTCTGGCTTACATGACGTTTAACCAGAACGTTCCGGTCATGAAAAGCAAAGAGCTACGTCAGGCGATTGCCTACGCCATCAATAAAGATGAGCTGACCCAGACGGCATTCACCTCGCTGGATTACGCTAAACCGGCAACGTCATTCCTGACGCCGGATACCCTGTATCAGACTAACGACGTTGAGCAGTACGCTTTCAACCAGCAGAAAGCCAAAGATCTGCTGAAAGCCTCCGGCGCGCCGGCGAACCTGAAGCTGCGCCTGGCCTATGTGAACACCAACAAAACTCAGGAGAGCATGGCGCTTTATATTCAGCAGCAACTGAAGGGCATAGGGGTCAACATCGAGCTGATGCCGCTGGATTCCAACGCCATGTCTCAGCGCAGCCTGGATATGAACAACACTGCGTGGGAGCTTAATCTCGGGGGTTACATTATGGGCGCTGAGCCAGACGGCTATAAATCGCTGTTTATGAGCAACGAAGCCTACAACTACGCGCACTATAAGAACCCGCAGTTCGACGCCTTGTGGGACAAAGGTGCGATTGAAACTGACAACGCGAAACGTGCTGAAATTTATAAGCAAATTCAGCAAACCGTCGCCAATGAGATGACTTACTACCCCATCGCTTATACCAACGCGACTGTTGCTGTGGATAAACGCTTTGGCGGTACGCAGGAAGCCGAACCTAAGCCTGTATACCTGTTCCAGGATCTGTCAAAAATCTACCAAAAATAA
- the yghU gene encoding glutathione-dependent disulfide-bond oxidoreductase, with protein sequence MSDNTYQPPKVWEWKQNNGGAFANINRPVSGATHEKELPVGTHPLQLYSLGTPNGQKVTIMLEELLALGVTGAEYDAWLIRIGEGDQFSSGFVDVNPNSKIPALRDHSTTPPTRVFESGNILLYLAEKFGHFLPKDPAGRTETLNWLFWLQGSAPFLGGGFGHFYNYAPVKIEYAIDRFTMESKRLLDVLDKQLARGRYVAGEEYTIADIAIWPWFGNVVLGNVYNAAEFLDAEKYTNVLRWAQDVAHRPAVKRGRIVNRTFGEPSEQLHERHAASDFDTHTEDKRQG encoded by the coding sequence ATGTCCGACAACACCTACCAGCCACCAAAAGTGTGGGAATGGAAACAGAACAACGGCGGCGCGTTCGCCAACATCAACCGCCCGGTTTCCGGCGCAACCCATGAGAAAGAGTTGCCTGTTGGCACGCATCCCCTTCAGCTTTATTCCCTGGGGACACCCAACGGTCAGAAAGTCACCATTATGCTGGAAGAGCTTCTGGCACTGGGAGTGACAGGGGCTGAGTACGATGCGTGGTTGATTCGTATCGGTGAAGGCGATCAGTTCTCCAGCGGTTTTGTTGACGTGAACCCGAACTCGAAAATTCCGGCACTGCGCGACCATTCAACAACCCCGCCAACACGCGTATTTGAATCCGGCAACATTCTGCTCTACCTCGCGGAGAAATTTGGTCACTTCCTGCCAAAAGATCCGGCGGGCCGTACCGAAACCCTGAACTGGCTGTTCTGGCTGCAAGGCTCCGCGCCATTCCTCGGCGGAGGTTTTGGTCACTTCTATAACTATGCGCCAGTGAAGATTGAGTATGCGATCGACCGCTTTACGATGGAGTCTAAGCGTCTGCTGGATGTGCTGGATAAACAGCTGGCACGCGGGCGTTATGTCGCAGGTGAAGAGTACACTATTGCGGATATCGCAATTTGGCCATGGTTCGGCAACGTTGTTCTTGGCAACGTGTATAACGCTGCCGAGTTCCTGGACGCAGAGAAGTACACCAACGTCCTGCGTTGGGCGCAGGATGTCGCCCATCGCCCGGCGGTGAAACGCGGTCGTATCGTTAACCGGACCTTCGGTGAGCCGAGCGAGCAGTTACATGAACGCCATGCGGCAAGTGACTTCGATACGCATACCGAGGATAAGCGTCAGGGCTAA
- a CDS encoding molybdate ABC transporter substrate-binding protein, with protein sequence MRVLAAGSLRGVWPQLMANFPEPVETVFGPAGLLRERIEAGEPCDLFASANLAHPQALDALAVVPFTRNTLCLTVRSDVLRAGDDWLSLLTRDDIRIATSTAGADPSGDYTQVLFDRMGNAGDAARNRAQALVGGRESAPVPAGKLAAEWIIHSGQADLFIGYASYAGKLRQIDGLTIVPIPAPFNPHAEYAFALITPRAQRLADFLQSEKAKKILRDAGFGG encoded by the coding sequence ATGCGCGTGCTGGCGGCAGGCAGTTTACGGGGCGTATGGCCGCAGCTCATGGCGAATTTTCCTGAACCGGTTGAAACCGTATTCGGCCCTGCTGGCTTGTTACGAGAACGTATTGAAGCCGGTGAACCTTGTGATCTGTTTGCCTCAGCTAATCTTGCTCACCCGCAGGCACTCGATGCTTTGGCTGTTGTGCCATTTACCCGCAATACATTGTGCCTGACCGTGCGCAGTGATGTGTTGCGTGCAGGTGACGACTGGCTTTCGCTCCTCACCCGTGACGACATTCGGATCGCCACCTCCACGGCTGGGGCCGATCCTTCCGGGGATTACACCCAGGTGTTGTTTGATCGTATGGGTAACGCGGGGGACGCTGCCCGTAACCGCGCTCAGGCGCTGGTTGGTGGGCGAGAATCTGCTCCTGTTCCGGCGGGAAAACTGGCCGCAGAATGGATCATTCACAGTGGCCAGGCGGATCTGTTCATTGGTTATGCCAGTTATGCAGGCAAACTACGGCAGATTGACGGGCTGACGATCGTGCCGATCCCCGCGCCGTTTAACCCGCATGCGGAGTATGCATTCGCGCTTATCACGCCCCGGGCGCAAAGGCTGGCGGATTTTTTACAGTCGGAAAAGGCAAAAAAGATATTACGTGATGCGGGGTTTGGAGGGTGA
- a CDS encoding ABC transporter substrate-binding protein, producing the protein MKQRFWQAVAFSVLIFLPLSSQASRQITDQIGRTVTIPDEVDRVVVLQHQTLNLLVQMNATDKIVGVMANWKQQLGDGYARLAPELNQKAALGDLTHVDPEKLVALKPQVVFVTNYAPQEMIDKISSLGIPVVAISLRHDAAGEKAKLNPTMADEEQAYDLGLREGITLIGEIVNKQPEAKALIEATDKGRKMVSDRLKDIPADKRVRAYMANPELTTYGSGKYTGLMMAHAGAVNVAAATIQGFKTVAMEQVIAWNPQVIFVQDRYPSVVGEINSGSQWQVIDAVKNHRVYLMPDYAKAWGYPMPEAMGIGELWMAKKLYPEKFKDVDMHKVANDWYQRFYRTNYQGID; encoded by the coding sequence ATGAAACAGCGCTTTTGGCAGGCAGTCGCATTTAGCGTACTGATTTTTCTCCCGTTATCATCCCAGGCATCTCGCCAGATAACGGACCAGATTGGTCGCACCGTCACGATCCCTGATGAAGTGGACCGCGTCGTTGTGCTCCAGCATCAGACGTTGAACTTGCTGGTGCAAATGAACGCCACGGACAAAATCGTCGGTGTGATGGCGAACTGGAAACAGCAGTTGGGTGACGGCTATGCGCGTCTTGCACCGGAGCTGAATCAGAAAGCGGCGCTGGGCGATCTCACCCATGTCGACCCGGAAAAACTGGTGGCGCTAAAGCCCCAGGTGGTCTTTGTCACCAACTATGCACCGCAGGAGATGATCGATAAAATCAGCAGCCTCGGCATTCCCGTGGTCGCCATCTCCCTGCGTCACGACGCCGCAGGCGAAAAAGCCAAACTGAACCCAACCATGGCCGACGAAGAGCAGGCATACGATCTCGGGTTGCGCGAGGGGATCACGCTGATTGGTGAGATCGTCAATAAACAACCTGAAGCCAAAGCGCTGATCGAGGCCACCGACAAGGGGCGCAAGATGGTCAGTGACCGTCTGAAAGATATCCCCGCTGATAAGCGCGTTCGCGCCTACATGGCCAACCCGGAACTCACCACCTACGGTTCAGGTAAATACACCGGATTAATGATGGCGCACGCAGGTGCAGTGAACGTGGCTGCTGCCACCATTCAGGGTTTCAAAACCGTGGCGATGGAGCAAGTGATCGCCTGGAACCCTCAGGTGATCTTTGTGCAGGATCGTTATCCTTCTGTCGTCGGGGAGATTAATTCCGGCTCGCAGTGGCAGGTGATCGACGCGGTAAAAAATCACCGTGTTTATCTGATGCCGGATTACGCTAAAGCCTGGGGCTACCCAATGCCGGAAGCGATGGGTATCGGTGAGCTGTGGATGGCGAAAAAGCTTTACCCGGAGAAATTTAAGGACGTTGATATGCATAAAGTGGCGAATGACTGGTATCAACGTTTCTACCGCACAAACTACCAGGGCATTGACTGA
- a CDS encoding glycine zipper domain-containing protein, with protein sequence MKYLKVTLLFTALIVSSSGMAMDKTAAGAVAGATIGAITGKDVKSTVGGAVVGAGAGAMFKNGDKGKAARKGGAIGAAVGAGAAAVTGKSVLKGAAVGAGSGALIGEVTH encoded by the coding sequence ATGAAATACCTCAAAGTCACCCTTCTTTTCACCGCGCTTATCGTTTCTTCTTCCGGTATGGCGATGGATAAGACCGCTGCCGGGGCAGTTGCGGGAGCGACTATCGGCGCGATTACAGGCAAAGATGTGAAATCCACCGTTGGCGGCGCGGTCGTTGGTGCGGGTGCGGGGGCAATGTTCAAAAATGGCGATAAAGGAAAAGCAGCACGTAAAGGCGGTGCGATTGGCGCTGCCGTTGGTGCAGGTGCTGCCGCGGTTACCGGCAAAAGCGTGTTAAAAGGTGCAGCAGTTGGAGCAGGTTCTGGTGCATTGATTGGTGAAGTGACGCACTAA